ccAAACCACTTCACAATTATCTCCAAGAACACATTGATCAATGAAGACCAGCGCACCATTAAACTACTCCACGTCATTCCCTGCCAGTCGGGAAACCCTCTGTTATGAGGACAACTCATGAAATACACATTCATCCAAAAATGTATTCCTAAACAGGGGGAAAGGAATAAACAGAACCATTATGATATATTCATCATTATAAAAAAGTGTTTATAATAAATGAAACAACATATATTTTAGGGTTATAGGATGGCGAACATCTGTGTATGGCAGTAAAATGGCATGAGTTGAACTGAACAGATCAAGGCTGAAAGCTGAGGTTTACCCCACAAGTCTTGATATAATCCACACACAGACATTCACCGTCCTATaactattatatactgctttattattaatacaaatccagctatatttgttttctaatcattaccaacGTGTATTTAATCCATTGTCAATTTCATTGACAAGAGGGAAAAGGTTGAAGAGAATAGcgttaagtggctgaggtacgCGGCCCATTGGGATGTCACTGTTTTAAATGGGCTTTGCTGTTGAATGAAATTCTGAGTGGTGCTAcaggtatgattttttttaaatgcaggtgaCATAAACTGTGCTAATGTGAAGAATACAGCAGGGTAAAGAATGAAAGTGGCACggctgatgtcatgaatagggtttctccGTGGAACACAGAAGGCGAAAcgtgcgctctgattggctgacagatcctgagcagtctataatAACAATTAAACACAGAAAAGCTTCTGATTATTTCTGTTTGATATCAGTTGACATAATCCTACTGTGCCTATAACCACACAGGTGGAATAACAGAGAGACTCAGGAGCATCAGAGGCAGACTATATAAAAGAAAAACGGGTAAGAAAACACTAGTGAGGGCTTCCCGTTTGCTAGAGTGAACAATCGATTCCTTTCCAAGGGAAACAGCACCTAGATGTATAATGCCTTTTTTGCAGCCATTTGCTGCCTTAGATTGAATACAACCTACTTGTAATTAGAACCAATAAACCAGCAAATCTCCTCAATCATTATTATCGACTTTCTTGTTCTTGATCATTTCCTTCTCAGTGGTTGGAGGCAATGGAGTGTAATGAACTTCCAGACATCTCGGTGCTTTATAAAAGGTGGATTACAATGTAGGTATTAAGAGATGCCAAACTGATTATTTGATTATTCTGATTGAGCAACCCCACAGACTAACACCCAGATGAGGCCCGTTGCCATTGATTAGGCTGATTTCCCATTCCAATTGAAATAATTgaggaaacagctgcttgaattCGGGCTGGTTGTCATTCTCCATTCAGAAAAGCAGACAGCAGCAATCTGCACAATGTCAAGCAGTTGTTTCTTCAATGGTTTTAACTGGATTGGTAAATAAGGCAATTTTTGTAACCCTGACCTGGGTGTCAGAGCCTGTTTGCTCCGGTGAGCTTAATCGAAATCAACAAATAATGGATTTGTGTAGCTCTAAAATCTAGAAACGTCCTAAATCAAAATGAGCTTGTCAAAAGATTTATGATTCTCAAATCCACAACTCTGACACCCTATTCACACAACCTTAATAATGTACAATCATCATGTGGTTATGCATGAAGTGAACTGCAGTCAGGGGGTTTAAATCACACCTTATCATTATAGGTACTGTGGATAAAGAATCAAAGCTAGCCTATTACATTCCAAAGGTACCCCCTTCCGCAGTGTGATCTGGATGATTTGCATCTCCAAAACCATGCTTTGAAAAATTGCAATACAAATTACACATGCTGGACCTTCAAAGGAGTAAGAGCATTCCTATTATAAAAGACTGCTAAATTAACATTTGCGTTTTAACAGCGGCAATTACAGTTGTGTTGTTGAGGTTATCTCAGTTTTAAAATCAATAGAATCCATATTATTACACATAATGACCCCATCATGCACAGTGAAGCAGCTCTGCTGTTCTCCTTCCATATTCACTATATCATCTCCCATCCTCATGCAAACCTCTATTTAGAGTGCTGTACGACAAGAATGAACACAGCCCCGTCATGCAAAAAGCTCTCTTCACATGATATTCGAAGTTAGGTGGGAACATTTTTACTTTACAAAATGGGAGGGTATTCCAACATTGTGCAAAGAACATCATAAAAACCATTATTtaaacaggaatggaaataagacttcacTTGCagggcagtttgatccattccttgttttactatgagtttaataagacacacctgagcttgataCCTATACAccatggctaatcaagcttgtattaaaacctggaatgggtaaaactgctatgcgatAAAGGTCTTTATTTCCATCATGAGataaatcctgtttttatttattaacaacaTGGTTTGGTGATCATGAAACTCAAATGCTGACTTATTTAACAGTATCATGAATATCAAATGTTACTTCGTGCAAAAAAATAGACTTTAAAATCATTCTTTAAATAAATTCAGTctcatttatttaaatggtttCCCAGCTAGAGGTTCACAGGTGCATGGTTCCTATGGAGATGATGGGGTTGTGAAAAAGAATGCAGACCAGAGATGTATGTGTAATTATACATTAGCAATGGATGCTGTAAAATAACCACAGTTTCAGGGGTGGCTGTCAAAGTGGCTACAATACACATTCTGCATATCCATTGGTCTTGACCCCTTAACATTCCACCAGGACTGGGCAACAACATTTAATTGCTATCAATCTGCAAAGCCTATCCAAGTTACAAGAGCTGCACAAATCGGTTCTTTGATTGTTCAGACTGAGCTCCACATGTCGTTGATTGGGTTAATTTGCCATCACTTTTAAGTTATTAGTCTGGGCCAGTATCCTATTTATGTGGGTGTTTCTGCTACAGAAATTGCTTCTGATTTTCTATTAGTATTGGAAAAATGCTGACATAATCCAAGGTTATTCTTACAAATTCCCCAGAttattttctattacatttttttcacgtAGACtggttcttttttatttaattattctattGAGTGTAGGTGAAGTACATCTGCCATAGAAATGTGTTAAGAAAATAAGCCTTGCATTCTAGCTTCAATCAAACATGTTTTTCTCATGTtaccataaaaataaaataaaaacactagcTACAGCGCCACCTAGAGATTTGCATATTCCACTGGCATAAAAACCAATGATAATCCTGCATggataatatatacatatttaatttacaaaagcCTTTACTAATTCAAAGCTTAGGCTGTACAAATAGGATCTCTGTATTCTTTAATAAGCAAGCAGGACAGGCTGCAAAAAGATGAGTTGTTTAGTTATACCTTTCATCTCAGTATTTATTATTCCTTCATGGCCTGATGCACCTCACTTAAGTCAATTTATGGACAGTCTGTTAGACTATGATTGAAAGCTATGGGAAACCAAATACTGATTTAGGCACTTGGTGATAGTGAAACTGAAATATTTACAATATAGGCAATAAAAAAGTACCGCTGCTTGAAAAATATCCTTCTatctttttttaacaattcaGATTGGAAGTTTATTAATTAACATACCGGGACAATCATAGTATCTCGCTTTATGAATATTTTCTTTAACTCCTAATAATCAAAGTTTGAGAAACCCTATTAGGATCCCATTATAATAGTAGCAAAAAGACCTGAACAGAACCTATTACAAACTGGTCTTGATATAGCAGTACTGTAATGCATTAGCAGCTCATTGGTTCGCACACTTTTGTGATACCATTGGTATGTGAACATTTGAAAAGGTTATGATTGTGATATCATGCCGTTTATCATTGCCCTTGTGATACAAACACTGCATTCCTATTGAAATTTCACTGCTGAAGATTTGATGGGGGTAGTGTTGCATATGTCTATGAAATGGTGATGTATCTGCTGTCGCAATGGTTCATTTTACTGCTAGTATAAAAAGATATAAAATTGTAGTACTGTACAGCATTTTAAATCTAGTGGCAGCAAGTCTCCCCCTGGTGGACATTTTACCTCATGCTTAGGCTCTGTGCAACACTTCTGTAAATCAAATCTAAAAGCTGTACTGGTTGTATACTATATTATGAACATGGGTTGTTCTGTTTTATACTATTATCATCATTGTCACCATTTTGGGAGTAAGATGCTTTATTAAAGGCTTTGaatattaaaaggttttttttttttttttttagtttttttttttttacagttgccCCAGTTCGCTCCAATCTACAGTGTGGGTTCAGAACAGTACACTGTTTGGAAAAAATACTGCAAACATATTGCCTGGTGGGCTTTAGCGTTCTCTCATACCATGCACTCCCCAAATAACCTTGTGCTGTGATTCTATCAAAAGCATACCGCAGTTTAGTTATATAAAAAAGGGGGCCACTGGTACTGGATTTCTGGACCAGAGGGGTAATTGTGCTTTAGTGCGTTGACCCTGAGTGTAAACTGCCCTAGCTAGGGTTGGTgtctgtccctgttttccctgggTCGTCCTGGTCTTGAGGAAGGTGTCGCGGATTTCAATATGCCTTCGCGGAACACTAAAAGgtcgtgtttttatttatttattattttttaaaaatattatcacGTTTTTAATCTTATGCTGCAACATCCATGAAGATAAGGTTactacagcaacacagcaatgcCAGTCCCGTAAATTGAGCACAAGTTAAATAATTCAAGATAACATTACTAACAGACGCACAGTATTAATTGGTTGCCAGTACTATAATAGTAATATTAGCAGTGTTACCTATTCGATTACTATAGGAATTATAGAGTATTTTAATTTCAGCTACCCTTTGATCTTTTTTCAACTTGTGACCTGTGCTGTTGACATCTGCTTTCATATTACTTTGACAGCAAGCCTGAAATGATATTCATCCattatttgtaaaatatatagttttcgTATTTGGCAGGAGAAAGGATTTTGGGGTGCCAAGGCTGGGCCtcttaaaagtttcccatagtgaaagcaaagcaacgtgtaagaaagcatagtgaaagcatggtaaagtgtaaatTAGGGTTGTAAAGCcccgagaggtatggtaaagcattttaaaacacggcaaaccagggtaaagtatagcaaatacacagtaaaaccatgggtaaaaacaaaaaaaccgtGCAAAAATGCCGCGGTAAATTTATATAAGGGCCACGCTGGTCATCTGGTTGAAGAGCTGGTTGAGCTAGTTTAAGCTTCTCTTTCAGTAAATCTATATTGTTGTCTACACACTTTAATAAATGTAGTTGCACCTGTTTGATATACCTCCTGGCTATTGAGAAATCAGATAACGTGTGCTCCAATCCCAAAGTCTTCAACTACAGTATAGTACTGCCAAAGAAAATGCAGTAGTTTTAGCAGTACTGTGGGTTAATTCTCTATGACAAAAAATAGTTTTACTAAAAAGAATAGACGTTTTATTGAAGCTTGCTGCTGTTTTAAGTAACATTAACTCAAGtgtattaaaacaacaaactTGCTCTCTTGTCATGTGATTAGGGAATTCCTCGCCATCTCCAATCAGCTTCAAGATCCTGCTTCCTGGTTCCGGTTCCAGGTTGTTGTTGTTACAGTGATGGCGGCGGTGCCAGCTCAATCGCTCCGGGTGTCGGAGATCAAGGACCTGGCTGCACTTTTCGAGAGGTACAGCACCGATGAGATCCGCGGAGTCGAGCGCAAGGTGCGGGGGGAGATCGAGCAGAAGAAGGAAGAGCTGCGGCAGATGGTCGGGGAGCGGTACCGGGACCTGATCGAGGCGGCGGACACGATAAGGGAGATGAGCCAGTGTTCGGAGAGTGTGGTGCAGTCGGTCCAGGATATGTACCGGTACTGTCACAAACTGAAACAGAATAAAACCGGGCCTGTCGCTGCCAACAAAGTGGAGGTAAGGAGATCGAACATATTTACACACGTAACGTGAATGTTATTGTTACCTGCTTTTAAAGGTGAACTCCGACCCATGTTTTGCAAATATCATTTGTGCGCTCCAAATGTTCCAGCAACTATATGAAAAGGTACTGGTTTACCAAGTGCCGTATTTATATAGCTAGTAACTTCAGTTTAAGGGGAGCTGGAACACGATAAAGCAATAGACAAAGGAGaaatatagtactgtatgtaaaattaataatTTCTCAAATAGGTCTATTACGCAGATATACCAACAGGAGGCAGTGCAGGACAAATCCTGGGATTTAATTAGATGCTGTCGTGAAGTTTAGAAAGTTTTAAATATGCCATATCTGCCATGTCTATTGTGGTACATTACagtaatgtaaataataataataataataataataataataataataataataattatgtattttccctttcaaaaaaaaatgtagacaaatGATTTACCATTGAGTACCTCCTTTCCCATAAACTATTCGAAACTATAATTTAATTAGAAATTATGCTTTGGGACATTCTGTATTATCaccattgctttaaaaaaaatgaatgtagttCATTTAGCTCCAGTGACTTAAAGTCTGTGTCTGTTTTTCTGTGCCCTCAGAGCCAGCGTCCGTCCCAGGAGAAGTTCTACAGCATGGCTGCTCAGATCAAGCTTCTACTGGAAATCCCGGAGTGGATCTGGAGCTCCATGGAATCAGCTCAGTACCTGCGGGCCACCCAGCTCTACCTGCTGTGCTGCCACCTGCACAGCCTGCTCCAGCTGGAGTCCAGTGGGTCCCACTACAGCCCAGTGCTCTCCCGCTTCCCCATACTGGTGCGGCAGGTTGCAGCCTCGGGGCACTTCAGGTACAGCGTCACACATAGTTAGGGAAATGATTCACATTGCAGGGGTAGTAAGAACAGAAAGGAACATTTCtgaaggagaggaggccatttaatccatcagtgctcgtccgattcctagtagctggttaatCTAAAGATTTTGTAATGGATCCCTGTTATTCATAATAACAACATGGTTAACTTTCctttccataccctcaccactctgtgtaaagtGTTTTCTTTCCCTGCTGTCCTAAATCTGTCTCAATTTCaatgtcctctggtcctggattCTGTGCTACGCTTAAAGTATTGTCTGGGGTTGACTTTGTCAACTTTTAAAGCCCAGCTATgaccaacatttaaaaacatgggggttatttttaaagcttggtaagtttttatgtttttagttCTGTAACTAAGCAAACAAATTACATTGTGTGCCTGAGTACTTAAACAACAGAAATAACAGGGCTAAAACAGAACCGATATTCAAGATGAAATCCAAAAGCAGATGTATTGATTTGGAAATGCTAAGTGTGAGGGATTGAACTCTGAATTGACTTGCATACTGTTGGGTCCACTCCCAGGTCGACCATTCTGCTGGAGAGTAAGTCCCTGCTGAAGGGGAGGGCGGTGTCAGACCAGGCCATCGCTGAGGCGCTCGCGTCCATCATGCTGCTGGAGGACAGCTCCCCCCGACAGGTCCTCGCTGACTTCCTATTGGCCAGGAAAGCCTCAATCCAGCAGCTCCTGAACCAACCACACCACGGTAAGACTAGCAGTGGAAACAAAGGGACTGAATATTTATGGTGGTTTGACTGCTTAGTTCCGTTTGCTGTTCCATTTGAACTGCAGACAACCAGCaatctgtttttaataaataaccaAAGAGGACCTGCACAATGCTGCTCAGGTGTAGCGCAGTCCCCATCCAGGAATGAAGAATGTTACAAACTCAAGGAAGTACAAACCTGACATGGGTCTGACTCTCTTCTCTCCCCCAGGCTCTGGTATCAAGGCCCAGGTGTGCTCTCTGGTGGAGCTCTTGGCAACCACTCTTTACCAGGCCTACGCTGTGTTCTACACCCCCCTTGAGGGCCAGCTGCCAGACCCTGCCCTGAGCTCTGGTCTTCTCTTCACCACATTGGAGACCGGCACCGCTCCAGCAGGTACAAGGGGGGCAGCATTTCTGAACTGGTGTACTCGTTTCACCTGCAGTATTTGAAATTCAGATAGAGGGCACATGTTGCTTGATCCAGTTGATGGTGTTTGTATAAGCCGCTGCTCCCTCCCCCAATCCCCAGGTAAAGGCGTGAAGGTCCTGAACAATGAGATGAAGTCTGGCAGCTGGTTTAAATATCTGCCGTCCTCTGTCACTGACTTCCAGCCAGTGCTGCGGACCCTCGCTCGCCCCATCAACCAGGACCACCTGAGAGACACCCTGCTGCAGTGGATCAACATGTGAGTGGAACGTGACCACACACAGAGGCCCTGCTGTGATCACCGGGAAAGAAATGGGACTACCACAAAGTCCCTGTATTTATCTAATTTACTTTAACATATAGACTGTAAACTATTCAGGCACATATCATTGATCATTCAAGTACATATCAGTGATCCGTTTTTGTCATCCATAAATTCAAACGCTTTCCGAACTTAAACTTCACCTTGTTTATTCATAAACAAATGGTTACATGTTGTATGACTTTTAAAGCAGGCACGGGTATGGAAATGCCAGCTGTGTAAAAACTTAAGTAACACTGCCCTCTTGTGTCCGCAGGTGTAAAGAGGATATCAAGTCGGGGATCTCAAGCCTGCTGGTGTACGTGAAGAGCCTGAAGGGGCTGGCGGCTATCCGGGATGCGGTGTGGGAACTCCTGACCAGCGAGTCGCTCAGCCAGCACTGGGGCTTCGTGTGCCAGAGACTGCTGGAGCACCCCTTGTCCTTCTGGGAGGACTTCCTACAGCAGCTCTTCCTTGACCGCCTGCAGGTAGGTGTCTGTGCAGGCTCAGTGGACAGACGTCTTGTATCACAGAAACAGCATTCACAGTCTTGGCTAGGGAGAAGCTAAACAAAATGCCACCTGGAACTTGAACACCACACTGACGGTAAACAGGGATCTCACTGTAGTAATACGCAGCGAACTCTACTTACTGTTTCTGTCATACCTGTCTCAGGCATGGCTAATGATAAAACATAGCTCATTTGCTCAAGTGACACTAAATGACCTAAGCTTTTGTTCAATAGAAAATGTGACAAGCATGTCAGTTACCTATCGCTTTGTTTAATTCTTTTCCACACTGATTGTTCTTTTTTCAACCCCAAAGGCTCTGACTAAAGAAGGGCTGGATGGGATCTCAAGCAGCTCCAAGCAGCTGCTGGTCTCAGCCCTGCAGGAGCTGGCAGCCAGGCCGGCGCCGGGGGGGCAGGGTAGAGCAGTGCAGTTTGAGTATGACATCGCCTCCTTCCTGTGGTCCGAAGCCCCCAGCGACCTGCTGAGTGACGCCGCCTGGGTGAGTGTCTCCAACCGCAGCCACCTTCTCAAGAGCGGTCTGTCCATGAAGGCCCAGGCCCTGACTCCCTGCATCCAGAGCTTCTGTGGCTCCCTCGACTCCAAACTCAAAATCAAGCTGGACGACCTCCTGTCCTACTTGCcccctgaaaaaaacctgaaagaCTCTGCCGACCCACCCACTGGCTCCCAGCTGAGAAACTCTGCCTTCGACCGCTACGCGGATGCCAGTACTGTGGAGGAGTCTCTCCGGGAGCACTGCCTCTCCTGTGTGCGCTACATCCTCTCCTGTGTCCAGTCGGAGCTCAAAGCTGCCCAAGATAGGCTGCAGAGctccagcaggtactctcccttaGACAGCAACCTCAATTCTGTCCTCTTCATGGCCCGGCTTTGTCAGTCCATGGGAGAACTCTGTCCCAACCTCAAGCAATGCATCATGGGGAAAGCGGGCGATCATGTGACCAGGGAGACGACGCGTATAGGGAAGAAGCTGGGGAAGGGCAGCAGCAAAGCCCCCGAGGTGAACCCCGCCCAGGCTAGGTggcaggaggtgagggaggagctTCTTAAACACAGCATGGAGGCCTATCGCATCTGGAGCATCACTGTGTCCAAGGTCAGTTCAGTGTGGGCATCTGTAGTTAGGGGTGCATCGGCATTTCTTTATATTTACTTTATGTGTTCTCAATCTCCTGCTGTATAGTGCGCCCATGTACACTATCAGGCTGAATAATGAAAAGTGCATAGAAAAACCTCACAGTCTGATTTGTCATACTTGCCTTCATAACTTAGCTGAAAATCACAATGGTGTTACTGCCAATATGTACATTGTGTGCACGTGATACAGAGTGGTGTGCAGAGTATATGGGGAGTATATGCATGTCACCCAGTCCAGCTGCTGACATTTGATGCAGAAAAATCTCTTGGAGGTACTGTAACAGCTGTGCATGTTGAAAtgttttctctccctctctcgcccTGCAGGCTCTGGTTCATCGCTTCACACTGACACTCCACTCAGACACTGCAGGCTCCATCCTGGCTACAGCCACGAACTGGGAGGAGTTAGAGATCCAagaggagacagagacagggaACAGCGTCACTTCAAAGATCCGCCTGCCTGTGCAGGTGGGGAGTGGCAGGACCTGGTTAAAGTTTACGCTGCGACAACAGCTGGACATATGGACAGAATTGTATTTGCATTCTTCAGATGCAACCAGTTTCCTTGGccctttttaaagttttttttaattaatttgtacaTTTGTTTTCCCCAGCCATCTTGGTATGTACAGTCCCTGCTCTTTCACTTGTGCCAAGAGGTGAACAGGGTCGGAGGTCACGCCCTGCCAAAGGTGACCCAGCAGGAACTTCTCAAGGGCTTCCTGGATGAGCTGATCCCAGCATACAATGAACTGGCTTCAAACAAGCACAACAAGGTTGGTGAATTCGTACTGCACTGGACGAATTAGGAGTATAGCATTGATGTTACAAAGATAGAGATTGAGATACTGAAGACACTCAATCGTGAGATGAAGCTGTACTTAAACAAGAAGCCGATTGTGGGTCTGTTTTGTGATGCATCTTACACTTTGTCCTTTGCTAAGTTTATATCCCCACTCATTTCACCTGGAACCTATTCAGCTGGATTTCAACCCAGGCCtctggggccggtttttcaaaacttgtgatctggataacagtgatccggattttaTAATCGTATATTTTTTGATCTAAATTACTAGCTAGCTGATTCGAAACTGATTTCTCTCCTGTTCTCCCAGCAGGACAGTGCCTTCCCGATGACGCAGAACCGCTCCCTGCAGCTGCTGTTTGACCTGCGCTACCTCACCATGGTCCTGAGCGCACGACAGGAGGAGGGCAAGACCCCCCGCACACAGCAAGACCCCAGGTACTGCCCAGCCCTCTCAAGTCAGGGCGGCTCCTCACTCAGCATTGTGTAGCCTAACCTCCATTCTCTTTGCTCTGTGTCTGCGTCAGAATCCAGCAGGTCATTGAAGCCTTGGAGAGCC
The DNA window shown above is from Acipenser ruthenus chromosome 17, fAciRut3.2 maternal haplotype, whole genome shotgun sequence and carries:
- the LOC117423442 gene encoding conserved oligomeric Golgi complex subunit 1-like isoform X1, with amino-acid sequence MPSRNTKREFLAISNQLQDPASWFRFQVVVVTVMAAVPAQSLRVSEIKDLAALFERYSTDEIRGVERKVRGEIEQKKEELRQMVGERYRDLIEAADTIREMSQCSESVVQSVQDMYRYCHKLKQNKTGPVAANKVESQRPSQEKFYSMAAQIKLLLEIPEWIWSSMESAQYLRATQLYLLCCHLHSLLQLESSGSHYSPVLSRFPILVRQVAASGHFRSTILLESKSLLKGRAVSDQAIAEALASIMLLEDSSPRQVLADFLLARKASIQQLLNQPHHGSGIKAQVCSLVELLATTLYQAYAVFYTPLEGQLPDPALSSGLLFTTLETGTAPAGKGVKVLNNEMKSGSWFKYLPSSVTDFQPVLRTLARPINQDHLRDTLLQWINMCKEDIKSGISSLLVYVKSLKGLAAIRDAVWELLTSESLSQHWGFVCQRLLEHPLSFWEDFLQQLFLDRLQALTKEGLDGISSSSKQLLVSALQELAARPAPGGQGRAVQFEYDIASFLWSEAPSDLLSDAAWVSVSNRSHLLKSGLSMKAQALTPCIQSFCGSLDSKLKIKLDDLLSYLPPEKNLKDSADPPTGSQLRNSAFDRYADASTVEESLREHCLSCVRYILSCVQSELKAAQDRLQSSSRYSPLDSNLNSVLFMARLCQSMGELCPNLKQCIMGKAGDHVTRETTRIGKKLGKGSSKAPEVNPAQARWQEVREELLKHSMEAYRIWSITVSKALVHRFTLTLHSDTAGSILATATNWEELEIQEETETGNSVTSKIRLPVQPSWYVQSLLFHLCQEVNRVGGHALPKVTQQELLKGFLDELIPAYNELASNKHNKQDSAFPMTQNRSLQLLFDLRYLTMVLSARQEEGKTPRTQQDPRIQQVIEALESHIDPFDLDVFTPPLNSNLHRLSQRTSVLLGLLTGTEKMFTSRSTNVNSQEPYNILPLSSSQIRFGLLPLSMSSSQRAKSATRGSEVKKSQRSPVSAPRVEETFRPGNLFRQLASQEEEPAAPSLFKMGWLSSMTK
- the LOC117423442 gene encoding conserved oligomeric Golgi complex subunit 1-like isoform X4, which encodes MPSRNTKREFLAISNQLQDPASWFRFQVVVVTVMAAVPAQSLRVSEIKDLAALFERYSTDEIRGVERKVRGEIEQKKEELRQMVGERYRDLIEAADTIREMSQCSESVVQSVQDMYRYCHKLKQNKTGPVAANKVESQRPSQEKFYSMAAQIKLLLEIPEWIWSSMESAQYLRATQLYLLCCHLHSLLQLESSGSHYSPVLSRFPILVRQVAASGHFRSTILLESKSLLKGRAVSDQAIAEALASIMLLEDSSPRQVLADFLLARKASIQQLLNQPHHGSGIKAQVCSLVELLATTLYQAYAVFYTPLEGQLPDPALSSGLLFTTLETGTAPAGKGVKVLNNEMKSGSWFKYLPSSVTDFQPVLRTLARPINQDHLRDTLLQWINMCKEDIKSGISSLLVYVKSLKGLAAIRDAVWELLTSESLSQHWGFVCQRLLEHPLSFWEDFLQQLFLDRLQALTKEGLDGISSSSKQLLVSALQELAARPAPGGQGRAVQFEYDIASFLWSEAPSDLLSDAAWVSVSNRSHLLKSGLSMKAQALTPCIQSFCGSLDSKLKIKLDDLLSYLPPEKNLKDSADPPTGSQLRNSAFDRYADASTVEESLREHCLSCVRYILSCVQSELKAAQDRLQSSSRYSPLDSNLNSVLFMARLCQSMGELCPNLKQCIMGKAGDHVTRETTRIGKKLGKGSSKAPEVNPAQARWQEVREELLKHSMEAYRIWSITVSKALVHRFTLTLHSDTAGSILATATNWEELEIQEETETGNSVTSKIRLPVQPSWYVQSLLFHLCQEVNRVGGHALPKVTQQELLKGFLDELIPAYNELASNKHNKQDSAFPMTQNRSLQLLFDLRYLTMVLSARQEEGKTPRTQQDPRIQQVIEALESHIDPFDLDVFTPPLNSNLHRLSQRTSVLLGLLTGTEKMFTSRSTNVNSQEPYNILPLSSSQIRFGLLPLSMSSSQRAKSATRGSEVKKSQLH
- the LOC117423442 gene encoding conserved oligomeric Golgi complex subunit 1-like isoform X3 — encoded protein: MPVPEFLAISNQLQDPASWFRFQVVVVTVMAAVPAQSLRVSEIKDLAALFERYSTDEIRGVERKVRGEIEQKKEELRQMVGERYRDLIEAADTIREMSQCSESVVQSVQDMYRYCHKLKQNKTGPVAANKVESQRPSQEKFYSMAAQIKLLLEIPEWIWSSMESAQYLRATQLYLLCCHLHSLLQLESSGSHYSPVLSRFPILVRQVAASGHFRSTILLESKSLLKGRAVSDQAIAEALASIMLLEDSSPRQVLADFLLARKASIQQLLNQPHHGSGIKAQVCSLVELLATTLYQAYAVFYTPLEGQLPDPALSSGLLFTTLETGTAPAGKGVKVLNNEMKSGSWFKYLPSSVTDFQPVLRTLARPINQDHLRDTLLQWINMCKEDIKSGISSLLVYVKSLKGLAAIRDAVWELLTSESLSQHWGFVCQRLLEHPLSFWEDFLQQLFLDRLQALTKEGLDGISSSSKQLLVSALQELAARPAPGGQGRAVQFEYDIASFLWSEAPSDLLSDAAWVSVSNRSHLLKSGLSMKAQALTPCIQSFCGSLDSKLKIKLDDLLSYLPPEKNLKDSADPPTGSQLRNSAFDRYADASTVEESLREHCLSCVRYILSCVQSELKAAQDRLQSSSRYSPLDSNLNSVLFMARLCQSMGELCPNLKQCIMGKAGDHVTRETTRIGKKLGKGSSKAPEVNPAQARWQEVREELLKHSMEAYRIWSITVSKALVHRFTLTLHSDTAGSILATATNWEELEIQEETETGNSVTSKIRLPVQPSWYVQSLLFHLCQEVNRVGGHALPKVTQQELLKGFLDELIPAYNELASNKHNKQDSAFPMTQNRSLQLLFDLRYLTMVLSARQEEGKTPRTQQDPRIQQVIEALESHIDPFDLDVFTPPLNSNLHRLSQRTSVLLGLLTGTEKMFTSRSTNVNSQEPYNILPLSSSQIRFGLLPLSMSSSQRAKSATRGSEVKKSQRSPVSAPRVEETFRPGNLFRQLASQEEEPAAPSLFKMGWLSSMTK
- the LOC117423442 gene encoding conserved oligomeric Golgi complex subunit 1-like isoform X2, with protein sequence MPSRNTKREFLAISNQLQDPASWFRFQVVVVTVMAAVPAQSLRVSEIKDLAALFERYSTDEIRGVERKVRGEIEQKKEELRQMVGERYRDLIEAADTIREMSQCSESVVQSVQDMYRYCHKLKQNKTGPVAANKVESQRPSQEKFYSMAAQIKLLLEIPEWIWSSMESAQYLRATQLYLLCCHLHSLLQLESSGSHYSPVLSRFPILVRQVAASGHFRSTILLESKSLLKGRAVSDQAIAEALASIMLLEDSSPRQVLADFLLARKASIQQLLNQPHHGSGIKAQVCSLVELLATTLYQAYAVFYTPLEGQLPDPALSSGLLFTTLETGTAPAGKGVKVLNNEMKSGSWFKYLPSSVTDFQPVLRTLARPINQDHLRDTLLQWINMCKEDIKSGISSLLVYVKSLKGLAAIRDAVWELLTSESLSQHWGFVCQRLLEHPLSFWEDFLQQLFLDRLQALTKEGLDGISSSSKQLLVSALQELAARPAPGGQGRAVQFEYDIASFLWSEAPSDLLSDAAWVSVSNRSHLLKSGLSMKAQALTPCIQSFCGSLDSKLKIKLDDLLSYLPPEKNLKDSADPPTGSQLRNSAFDRYADASTVEESLREHCLSCVRYILSCVQSELKAAQDRLQSSSRYSPLDSNLNSVLFMARLCQSMGELCPNLKQCIMGKAGDHVTRETTRIGKKLGKGSSKAPEVNPAQARWQEVREELLKHSMEAYRIWSITVSKALVHRFTLTLHSDTAGSILATATNWEELEIQEETETGNSVTSKIRLPVQPSWYVQSLLFHLCQEVNRVGGHALPKVTQQELLKGFLDELIPAYNELASNKHNKDSAFPMTQNRSLQLLFDLRYLTMVLSARQEEGKTPRTQQDPRIQQVIEALESHIDPFDLDVFTPPLNSNLHRLSQRTSVLLGLLTGTEKMFTSRSTNVNSQEPYNILPLSSSQIRFGLLPLSMSSSQRAKSATRGSEVKKSQRSPVSAPRVEETFRPGNLFRQLASQEEEPAAPSLFKMGWLSSMTK